In Miscanthus floridulus cultivar M001 chromosome 8, ASM1932011v1, whole genome shotgun sequence, the sequence TTATAATATATATGCATTTTTCCTTTCCAAGAAAAAAGTTTCTAAAAGCAAGAATTGTATGTATCAGAGTGGCTCAtagatccccccccccccccccccccccccccccagcaaTCTGACATGATTTGAAATTGAAAGAAAAAAAGGAGCTCTGCTCCAGTCTTCTTAAAAAAAAGTAATCTTGTTCTCTGTTTTGCTATGTGAAGGATGTGCGTTTACACATGAATATTAAGCAACGAAGGTTCCTTCTCAATGGCCAAACCTTTCAATTGACATAATGATAGGACCCCCTCCCATAGAAACACATACATAGAGAAGACTGTCAATAGCTGAATCCAATATTTAGGGAAAGATCAGACTGAAGTTTTTTTTGTCCCCATTGATGTATACAAAATAATTGAATGGGAGTGTTTAAAAAGCCATGGCATGAGGAATATTTCTATGCTACAAAGCTATGGCTTAGTGCCTACTGCAGATTTAACTGCAAAATGCATGGCTGTGGGCATGTCAAAACAAAAAATTGCATTGCATCACTCATCTGACTGGCTACAAAATTTTGTGAAACTATAAGCCTCCATGAAGGCATGTAACTGCTCTAAACATCAGAATTCTCAACAAGCTGCAAAATTATCATCTGCTGAACTATTTTCACCAATAATCACCGCAAGAACATGTCCCATCTGTGAAATGATGGAACCGGTTGATATCTCTGATGATAATCTCCCTTGAAACGATCTTTGAAATAAACTTGAATGCAACATGGCAGTCTATGCATATGCGCAGATTCTTCTTGACTCTGATTGGGGCCCCCGATGGGGTGCTGATCAACGCAAACGCAACGGCCAGCCTCTCACTGTGGTGAGAAAGAAGCAGCTCCTTTTCACTTCTGTCTACATCGTGCAGATCAACCTCCACATCTGGAACATAACCAGCTTTGTTCATCAGATCTCCCAATTCAGCTAGCTTTCCATATATCTCTCTTGTCCTTGGATGGTTCTTGTCGCCAACAATAAAAGTATGCACCTTGTCCTTTATCTCAACCCAGCTCATGGCAGGCTCCTTCTTGACATTACTGTCTTTCATTAACTTCCGCACCTTAGCCATTTCATCCCACATGCCTGCTGAAGCATAAGTGTTTGCAAGCAGGACATGTGTGCCAGACTTCTCAGGCTCTAGGGTGAAGAGCTTCTCAGCTGCCATCCTTCCCAGCTCTGGATCTCGGTGTACTCTTGAGGCTCCTAGAAGTGCGCCCCAAACTGCAGCATTTGCTTGGAATGGCATGTTGTTGACAAGCTCCATAGCATCCTCTAGTTTCCCTGCACGACCAAGAATATCAATCATGCATGCGTAATGTTCCTCAGTCCTGTCAATTCCAAACGTCTCCTTCATAGATTCGAAGTATTTCTTTGCGTCATCAACAAGCCCGGCATGGTTACAAGCAGAGAGAACACTGGTCAACGTGATGTTGTTTGGGGCAACGCCCTCATCGAGCATTCTATGGAACAATTCCAATGCTCTCTTCCCATGTCCATGCTGTGCAAGCCCTCCAATCATTGCAGACCATGAGACAACTCCCCTCTCCGGCAGGCGAGAGAATGCCATGTCTGCATCCTCTATGCTCCCGCACTTTGCATAAGTGTACACAAGAGCATTCCCTGCAAACACATCTGATGTGAACTGCCTCTTAATCAGATGAGCATGCACTTGCTTCCCTTGTTCATAGGCTGACAGACTAGCACAAGCATTCAGGAGGCTACTTAGTACAAAAGAATCAGGTTCAAGGCCTTTTCTTAACATCTGCACAAACAGCTTTATTGCATCCTCACCATGGTCGCACTGTGAGAGAGCTGTCATCATGGACGTAGAAGATATAATGTCATCAGAACAGCTTTCTTTGAAAACCTTAATTGCATAATCGAGTCGATCACACTTCCAGTATGAATCAATAAGCCCATTGATGACATGAGAGTCAGATAGGAGCCCTATCTTCTCTGCAAGAGCATGAACCTGTCTTGTGTGACAGATTGCTTCCAAGCTCGCCGTTGACTTGAGAACA encodes:
- the LOC136477558 gene encoding pentatricopeptide repeat-containing protein At4g14850-like, with the protein product MRTPGTIGPALARFGASRSLLAGAHLHSHLLKSGLLTVFSNHLLSFYSKCRLPSAARAVFDEIPDPCHVSWSSLVTAYSNNGMPRDALWAFRAMHGRGVPCNEFALPIVLKCAPDVRFGAQVHALAVATRLAQDVFVANALVAMYGGFGMVDEARKMFDESGGERNAVSWNGMISAYVKNDRCRDAFGVFREMVWSGERPNEFGFSCVVNACTGLMDLEAGRQVHGMVVRTGYDKDVFTANALVDMYSKLGDIEMAAVVFEKMPAADVVSWNAFISGCVTHWHDHRALELLLQMKSLGVVPNVFTLSSVLKACAGAGAFNLGRQIHGFMIKADADSDEFVAVGLIDMYSKDGFLDDARKVFDFMPRRDLILWNALISGCSHGGRHAEVLSLFHRMRKEGLDLDVNRTTLSAVLKSTASLEAICHTRQVHALAEKIGLLSDSHVINGLIDSYWKCDRLDYAIKVFKESCSDDIISSTSMMTALSQCDHGEDAIKLFVQMLRKGLEPDSFVLSSLLNACASLSAYEQGKQVHAHLIKRQFTSDVFAGNALVYTYAKCGSIEDADMAFSRLPERGVVSWSAMIGGLAQHGHGKRALELFHRMLDEGVAPNNITLTSVLSACNHAGLVDDAKKYFESMKETFGIDRTEEHYACMIDILGRAGKLEDAMELVNNMPFQANAAVWGALLGASRVHRDPELGRMAAEKLFTLEPEKSGTHVLLANTYASAGMWDEMAKVRKLMKDSNVKKEPAMSWVEIKDKVHTFIVGDKNHPRTREIYGKLAELGDLMNKAGYVPDVEVDLHDVDRSEKELLLSHHSERLAVAFALISTPSGAPIRVKKNLRICIDCHVAFKFISKIVSREIIIRDINRFHHFTDGTCSCGDYW